One Entomomonas asaccharolytica DNA segment encodes these proteins:
- a CDS encoding NUDIX domain-containing protein, whose amino-acid sequence MTKPFDPIIDLKKTTALDSGAVEILKRENCFSGFYKLDRLKIRHKLFSGEEGPILSRELFVRPDAVCMLPYDPVLDKVIFVEQMRVGAVEKSANPWMLELVAGLIDKEGEDPENVAYREAIEEANLEIKELLPITRYYPSVGGSNEYIYLYLGICDSSKAGGVHGLKDEGEDIRTHVWDFKEAVKNLNKGLIQNAAGIIALQWLIINRSKVRKQWL is encoded by the coding sequence ATGACTAAACCTTTTGATCCTATTATTGATTTAAAAAAAACAACAGCACTAGATAGTGGCGCGGTAGAGATTCTTAAACGCGAAAATTGTTTCAGTGGTTTTTATAAATTAGATCGTCTTAAAATACGTCATAAACTTTTTTCTGGTGAAGAGGGCCCTATTCTTTCTAGAGAATTATTTGTGCGCCCTGATGCAGTTTGTATGCTGCCTTATGATCCTGTGCTAGATAAAGTCATATTTGTTGAGCAAATGAGGGTGGGTGCTGTTGAAAAAAGTGCTAACCCTTGGATGTTAGAGCTCGTTGCAGGTTTGATCGATAAAGAAGGTGAAGACCCTGAGAATGTAGCTTATCGAGAAGCAATTGAAGAAGCTAATTTAGAAATTAAAGAACTACTTCCCATCACTCGTTACTATCCATCTGTGGGCGGCAGTAATGAATATATTTACTTATATTTAGGTATTTGTGATAGTAGCAAAGCGGGTGGTGTTCATGGTCTTAAAGATGAGGGTGAAGATATTCGTACCCATGTATGGGATTTTAAAGAAGCGGTAAAAAATTTAAATAAAGGATTAATTCAAAATGCAGCAGGTATTATTGCATTGCAGTGGTTAATTATTAATAGAAGTAAGGTTCGTAAACAATGGTTGTAA
- the katE gene encoding catalase HPII gives MPGKEAVAPHLKDTAPSDVSIKPTPKPTPPGQEPTAPGSLKLPNNTTDKSKDLDKVRVSGDQQPLTTNLGAKIADNQNTLKVGNRGPSLLEDFIMQDKMGHFDRERIPERVVHARAIGAHGFFEVFESLEKYTKADFLTNTKIKTPVFVRISTVQGSRGSSDTVRDIRGFATKFYTQEGNYDLVGNDTAVFFIQDAMKFPDFVHAVKPEPHNEVPQGQSAHDTFWDYISLQPEALHNVMWAMSDRGIPRSLSTIEGFGIHTYRLVNAEGKSHFVRFHWKPKYGTASLLWDEANAIMGRDPDFHRKDFWERIEAGQYPEFELGLQIIPEEDEHKFDFDILDPTKLIPEALVPVKKVGRMVLNRNPDNYFAETEQVAFCPANVVPGIDFSNDPLLQGRIFSYRDTQLHRLGGANFHQIPINRPVCPYHNHQRDGFHQSEVIQGANYEPNSVSNNWPRETPAAAKGGGYESYHERIDAQKIRERSPSFTEFYSHPRLFWLSQTKVEQDHIVGAFSFELGKVARRYIRERIVDLLAHVDHELAKRVGANLSIELTPEQLKYPVPKAVNGLEKDPALSLYANKERPVAASKVAILVADGVCGTSVGKIKDALTKAGVFSVVLAPRSGMVKTREGEQLMVDDIIGGMPSVLVDAVLIPTGNENVATLAANGDAKHYLLQAFKHLKAIALQEDAKEVFDAASDLVEDAGVLLNDDPKKLVASLLEVMKQHRVWEREANIASIPA, from the coding sequence ATGCCTGGTAAAGAAGCTGTCGCCCCCCATCTTAAAGACACAGCTCCTTCTGATGTATCGATTAAACCAACCCCCAAACCAACGCCACCTGGTCAAGAACCAACAGCACCTGGTTCATTAAAATTACCTAATAATACTACTGATAAAAGTAAAGACCTCGACAAAGTTCGTGTTAGTGGCGATCAACAACCATTAACTACCAATCTTGGGGCTAAAATTGCTGATAATCAAAATACATTGAAAGTGGGTAACCGCGGCCCTTCATTGTTAGAAGATTTTATCATGCAAGATAAAATGGGGCATTTTGATCGTGAACGTATTCCCGAACGTGTTGTGCACGCACGTGCAATAGGTGCTCATGGATTTTTTGAAGTATTTGAGTCATTAGAAAAATATACAAAAGCGGATTTTTTAACTAACACTAAAATAAAAACGCCTGTTTTTGTACGAATTTCTACGGTGCAAGGTAGCAGAGGTTCGTCAGATACTGTACGTGATATTCGTGGTTTCGCTACTAAGTTTTATACCCAAGAAGGTAACTATGATTTAGTGGGTAATGATACAGCGGTGTTCTTTATCCAAGATGCCATGAAATTCCCTGATTTTGTGCATGCTGTTAAACCTGAGCCACATAACGAAGTACCACAAGGACAAAGTGCCCATGATACGTTTTGGGATTATATTTCATTACAACCAGAAGCATTACATAATGTGATGTGGGCAATGTCAGACCGTGGTATACCTCGTAGTTTAAGTACTATTGAAGGCTTTGGTATTCATACCTATCGTTTAGTTAATGCAGAAGGTAAGAGTCATTTTGTAAGATTCCATTGGAAACCTAAATATGGCACAGCTTCTCTATTATGGGATGAAGCAAACGCTATTATGGGTAGAGATCCAGATTTCCATCGTAAAGATTTCTGGGAGCGAATTGAAGCAGGCCAATACCCTGAATTTGAGTTAGGTTTACAAATTATTCCAGAAGAAGATGAACATAAATTTGATTTTGATATTTTAGACCCAACAAAACTAATTCCAGAAGCGTTAGTACCTGTGAAAAAAGTAGGTAGAATGGTACTTAATCGCAACCCAGATAACTACTTTGCAGAAACAGAGCAAGTGGCTTTCTGCCCTGCTAATGTTGTGCCTGGTATTGATTTCTCTAATGACCCTTTATTACAAGGTCGTATTTTCTCTTATAGAGATACCCAATTACATCGTTTAGGTGGCGCTAATTTCCATCAAATACCTATTAATCGTCCAGTTTGTCCTTATCACAATCATCAGCGTGATGGTTTCCATCAATCTGAGGTGATTCAAGGTGCAAACTATGAGCCTAATTCAGTAAGTAATAACTGGCCAAGAGAAACACCTGCAGCTGCAAAAGGCGGTGGTTATGAGAGCTATCACGAGCGTATAGATGCGCAAAAAATTCGTGAGCGTAGTCCTTCTTTTACAGAATTCTATTCACATCCTCGTTTATTCTGGCTAAGCCAAACTAAAGTAGAACAAGATCATATTGTAGGCGCCTTTAGTTTTGAATTAGGTAAAGTAGCGAGAAGATATATTAGAGAACGCATTGTTGATTTATTAGCACATGTTGATCATGAGCTAGCTAAACGTGTTGGCGCGAATTTAAGCATTGAGTTAACTCCAGAACAATTGAAATATCCTGTGCCTAAGGCAGTAAATGGGTTAGAGAAAGATCCAGCCCTTAGTCTTTATGCCAATAAAGAACGTCCAGTGGCAGCAAGTAAAGTGGCGATATTGGTAGCAGATGGCGTATGTGGTACTTCTGTTGGCAAGATAAAAGATGCACTTACCAAGGCGGGTGTCTTTAGTGTGGTATTAGCTCCTCGCTCAGGTATGGTAAAAACGCGCGAAGGTGAACAGTTGATGGTTGACGATATTATTGGTGGTATGCCATCAGTATTAGTTGATGCAGTATTAATACCTACTGGTAATGAGAATGTTGCTACCTTGGCTGCTAATGGTGATGCTAAGCACTATCTATTACAAGCCTTTAAACATTTAAAAGCCATTGCCTTACAAGAGGATGCAAAAGAAGTATTTGATGCTGCTTCTGATTTAGTAGAGGATGCAGGTGTGCTATTAAATGACGATCCTAAGAAATTAGTAGCTAGCTTGTTAGAAGTAATGAAACAACACAGAGTTTGGGAAAGAGAGGCAAATATAGCTTCTATTCCTGCCTAA
- a CDS encoding Tim44 domain-containing protein — MQRIFSFFAIVCLSLSMVLVSFDADARRFGGGRSFGKAPSHQQSRQATPNRPATNPNQQAAPGRSWMGPLAGFVAGGLLASLFMGGFNGINFFDIIVIGLLAFFIIRFIRSRMRPQQQGANNSVNTFQGHDNNQSPIFGTQRVTTTSAEPVINAPAWFNADSFVAAAKEHFMSLQEHWDANEMDKIAEYVTPELLTFLKQERAEAGDGFQSTYIENLDVVLDGVDNDAEKTVATLTFTGVAKTSRFDQGEAFNESWRMEREQGENKPWLVAGIRQNM, encoded by the coding sequence ATGCAACGTATTTTTAGCTTTTTTGCAATCGTTTGTCTTAGTTTATCGATGGTATTGGTGAGTTTTGATGCTGATGCAAGACGTTTTGGTGGCGGCCGTTCATTTGGCAAAGCCCCTTCTCATCAACAAAGCCGTCAAGCAACACCTAATAGGCCTGCCACTAACCCTAATCAACAGGCTGCGCCTGGTAGAAGTTGGATGGGACCTTTAGCTGGTTTTGTCGCAGGTGGTTTGTTAGCTTCGTTGTTTATGGGTGGTTTTAATGGTATCAATTTCTTCGATATTATTGTTATTGGCTTATTAGCCTTCTTTATTATTCGTTTTATCAGAAGCCGTATGAGACCACAACAACAGGGCGCTAATAATTCTGTTAATACATTCCAAGGACATGATAATAATCAATCTCCTATCTTTGGAACACAGCGAGTAACAACAACTAGTGCTGAACCTGTGATTAATGCACCTGCTTGGTTTAATGCAGATTCGTTTGTAGCGGCAGCTAAAGAGCATTTTATGTCATTACAAGAGCATTGGGATGCTAATGAAATGGATAAAATAGCTGAGTATGTGACGCCTGAGTTGTTAACTTTCTTAAAGCAAGAGCGTGCAGAAGCAGGTGATGGTTTCCAGTCAACTTATATTGAAAATCTTGATGTAGTGCTTGATGGAGTAGATAACGATGCTGAAAAAACGGTAGCAACTTTAACGTTTACAGGCGTTGCTAAGACATCTCGTTTTGATCAAGGTGAAGCGTTTAATGAAAGCTGGCGGATGGAGCGTGAACAGGGTGAGAATAAGCCTTGGTTAGTGGCAGGTATTCGTCAAAATATGTAA
- a CDS encoding aminotransferase class V-fold PLP-dependent enzyme: protein MKNTNILNSAWRKDFPALQNLAKQNTVWLDSAATSQKPNSVIQTITEYYQQGSANIHRAQYPLAQKITNDFEHVRHKVAQFINAATDEQIIFTRSTTESINLLVYGLEANLPNTGNIVISGLEHHANLLPWQRLAQRKGLELVVLPFTTEGVIDLQAAQTLINQQTRLLAVSQMSNVFGTLQPIKQLIQMAKQQGAITVIDGAQGVVHQSTDVQALDCDFYAFSGHKLYAPEGVGVLYGKTEQLNKLHHWQFGGEMVQIATYQTASFYPAPLGFEAGTAAIGSVLGLGAAIDYLNAQDRVAIKNHEQALLTYLINELTQREGVSILGQPDQSLISFYIKGIHPSDLSQLLSEQNIATRAGQHCCMPLYNTLGLNGSIRVSLALYNNQDDIQQFLIALDKAVELLA from the coding sequence ATGAAAAACACAAATATTTTAAACTCAGCTTGGCGTAAAGACTTTCCTGCCCTACAAAATTTAGCAAAACAAAATACAGTTTGGCTAGACAGTGCTGCTACCTCACAAAAACCTAACTCTGTAATACAGACTATTACCGAGTACTACCAACAAGGATCGGCTAATATTCATCGTGCTCAATATCCATTAGCACAAAAAATTACTAATGATTTTGAACACGTTAGGCACAAAGTAGCTCAATTTATAAATGCTGCCACTGATGAGCAAATTATTTTTACCCGCAGTACCACCGAAAGCATTAACTTATTAGTATATGGTTTAGAAGCTAACCTGCCCAATACGGGTAATATTGTCATCAGTGGCTTAGAACATCATGCCAATCTTTTACCTTGGCAACGATTGGCGCAACGGAAAGGACTCGAATTAGTGGTATTGCCATTTACCACTGAGGGAGTAATTGATTTACAAGCTGCTCAAACATTGATTAATCAGCAAACCCGACTGTTAGCGGTTAGTCAAATGTCCAATGTATTTGGAACGCTACAGCCTATTAAACAGCTTATCCAAATGGCTAAGCAACAGGGTGCTATCACCGTTATAGATGGCGCACAAGGTGTTGTGCATCAATCTACTGATGTACAAGCATTAGACTGTGACTTTTATGCTTTTTCAGGGCATAAACTTTATGCCCCTGAGGGAGTAGGTGTACTTTATGGCAAAACAGAGCAACTAAATAAACTCCATCACTGGCAATTTGGTGGAGAAATGGTACAAATTGCTACCTATCAAACTGCTAGTTTTTATCCTGCCCCATTAGGATTTGAAGCAGGTACTGCTGCTATCGGCTCAGTACTAGGATTAGGCGCTGCCATTGATTATCTAAATGCTCAAGATAGAGTGGCGATAAAAAATCATGAACAAGCCCTTCTAACTTACCTTATCAATGAGTTAACTCAACGCGAAGGTGTAAGTATTTTAGGTCAACCTGATCAATCACTTATTAGTTTCTATATTAAAGGCATTCATCCCTCCGATTTAAGCCAACTACTCAGTGAACAAAATATTGCTACTCGTGCGGGACAACATTGTTGTATGCCTCTTTATAATACATTGGGCTTAAATGGATCTATTCGGGTTTCTTTAGCACTTTATAATAACCAAGACGATATTCAACAATTCCTAATAGCGCTAGATAAAGCAGTTGAGTTATTAGCATGA
- a CDS encoding DUF1249 domain-containing protein, which produces MVVTQKEHYAVDLSALQAIYERNYAALMRLLPNMRETGYSRCIAFTADQKIATHLTFTVLENSPYTSYILLKQDSLLDWMVAPQLYIRCYHDAQLAEVTFAQNTRSFRGVYAYPNKAMHQPDEKRQLNQFLEEWLIRCLSSGYEVVNIELNK; this is translated from the coding sequence ATGGTTGTAACTCAGAAAGAACATTATGCTGTTGATCTTTCAGCGCTTCAAGCTATTTATGAGCGTAATTATGCAGCTTTAATGCGGTTGCTGCCGAACATGCGCGAAACAGGATATAGCCGTTGTATTGCTTTTACAGCAGATCAAAAAATAGCCACACATTTAACCTTTACAGTGCTTGAAAATAGTCCTTATACTTCTTATATCCTATTAAAACAAGATAGCTTGTTAGATTGGATGGTTGCTCCTCAGCTGTATATTCGTTGTTATCATGATGCACAATTAGCAGAAGTCACCTTTGCTCAAAATACCCGTAGTTTCAGAGGGGTGTATGCTTATCCCAATAAAGCAATGCATCAGCCTGATGAAAAAAGACAACTTAATCAGTTTTTAGAGGAGTGGTTAATTCGTTGTTTATCCTCTGGTTATGAAGTGGTTAATATAGAATTAAATAAATGA
- a CDS encoding extracellular solute-binding protein encodes MHKVILLLLSIIITNQGLAATYESHGYAQFGQLKYPANFKNFAWVNPKAPKGGTLKIMATGTFDTLNPYSIKGTSPIATPNFYQYGVNELNETLMVGSGIYDPSGDEPASNYGLIAKTIEYPDDRSWVIFNLRPEARFHDGTPITAEDVAFSYYSLSEKGHPQYRAMLQDVDKVRIMGPHRISFDLKTVGNSLTILRLGEMPIISKKYWANKDFAATTFTPPLNSGPYKIVAVEPGRRLVFERVKNWWGEKLAVNKGKYNFNRVEVEFYRDSTVAFEAFKAGEFDIYIENKAKNWLTAYNFPAVRRGEIIKKEIKNKLPAQSQGLFFNTRRTIFQDVKVRQALSLLFDFEWSNRTLFNNSYLRSESYYPNSEFAATGIPKGNELLLLGAWRDKLPEQLFTTPFQLPKNQFGGLSRDTLRQAFKLLKEAGWHATRDGMRNDKMELLSFEILLVNPSLERILLPYRNNLNLLGINVTIRTVDRAQYKQRLDNFDYDMILMTLPQSLNPNFEQWLYFHSSQAWGKSSKNFAGVTNPVVDALLVQLLASKTREAQVAATKALDRVLLWNYYMIPNWYIDSTRIAYQNKLGTVKSPPYTMGLRGWWLKK; translated from the coding sequence TTGCATAAAGTAATATTGTTGTTATTAAGTATCATAATAACAAATCAAGGATTAGCAGCCACCTATGAAAGCCATGGTTATGCGCAATTTGGACAACTTAAATACCCTGCTAATTTCAAAAATTTTGCTTGGGTAAATCCTAAAGCTCCCAAAGGCGGCACGCTTAAAATAATGGCTACAGGTACTTTTGACACCCTAAATCCTTATTCAATAAAGGGTACTAGCCCCATTGCTACACCTAACTTTTACCAATATGGTGTTAACGAGCTTAATGAAACTTTAATGGTAGGTAGTGGTATCTATGATCCATCTGGAGACGAACCTGCCTCTAATTATGGCTTAATCGCCAAAACAATAGAATATCCTGATGATCGCAGTTGGGTTATTTTTAATCTACGCCCAGAAGCACGTTTTCATGATGGTACACCAATTACCGCCGAAGATGTTGCTTTTTCTTACTATAGTCTGTCCGAAAAAGGTCATCCGCAATATCGCGCCATGCTACAAGATGTGGATAAAGTTCGTATAATGGGGCCGCACCGTATTAGTTTTGATTTAAAAACAGTAGGTAACTCCCTAACTATTTTACGTTTAGGGGAAATGCCTATTATTTCAAAAAAATATTGGGCTAATAAAGACTTTGCAGCAACCACTTTTACTCCTCCATTAAATAGTGGCCCTTATAAAATAGTGGCTGTTGAACCAGGTAGGCGTTTAGTATTTGAACGTGTAAAAAATTGGTGGGGAGAAAAATTAGCGGTTAATAAAGGAAAGTATAACTTTAATCGAGTTGAAGTTGAGTTTTATCGTGATTCAACGGTAGCTTTTGAAGCATTTAAAGCAGGCGAGTTTGATATCTATATTGAAAACAAAGCTAAAAACTGGCTAACAGCTTATAATTTCCCTGCAGTAAGACGTGGCGAAATCATTAAGAAAGAAATTAAAAATAAACTTCCAGCGCAATCCCAAGGTTTATTCTTTAATACTCGTCGCACAATCTTTCAAGATGTTAAAGTACGGCAAGCACTCTCTTTACTATTTGATTTTGAGTGGTCAAACCGTACTTTATTTAATAATAGTTATTTACGCAGTGAAAGCTATTATCCCAACAGTGAGTTTGCAGCAACAGGTATTCCTAAAGGTAATGAATTACTGCTACTAGGCGCATGGCGTGATAAATTACCTGAGCAACTGTTTACCACGCCCTTTCAACTGCCAAAAAATCAATTTGGTGGTTTAAGTAGAGATACTCTTCGACAGGCTTTTAAATTACTAAAAGAAGCAGGTTGGCACGCTACTAGAGACGGTATGCGAAATGATAAAATGGAATTATTGTCTTTTGAAATCTTATTAGTCAATCCAAGCTTAGAACGTATTTTATTACCCTACCGTAATAATCTAAACCTACTGGGTATCAATGTAACCATAAGAACTGTGGATCGTGCTCAATATAAACAACGACTCGATAATTTTGATTATGATATGATTCTAATGACATTACCACAAAGTTTAAATCCTAACTTTGAACAGTGGTTATATTTTCATTCTAGCCAAGCATGGGGCAAAAGTAGTAAAAACTTTGCGGGTGTTACTAATCCTGTAGTCGATGCTTTACTAGTACAATTATTGGCTTCAAAAACCAGAGAAGCACAAGTTGCTGCTACTAAAGCATTGGATAGAGTATTATTATGGAATTACTATATGATTCCTAATTGGTATATTGATAGCACACGTATCGCTTATCAAAACAAACTTGGTACGGTTAAATCTCCCCCCTATACAATGGGGTTACGTGGTTGGTGGTTAAAAAAGTGA
- a CDS encoding UbiX family flavin prenyltransferase, which translates to MTKQRIIVGITGATGFVYGVHALKLLKKLNVESHLVITKPAELTREYETDFSREEVRDLADVNYAINDIGSAISSGSFKTVGMLIAPCSVRTLGEIASCVSSNLLTRAADVVLKERRRLVLMLRETPLHTGHIKQMLAVSEMGGIVMPPVPAFYDKPKSLDDMVHHSVVRALDLFGLEVADFPRWGEDIKP; encoded by the coding sequence ATGACAAAGCAGCGAATTATAGTGGGAATAACAGGTGCAACAGGTTTTGTGTATGGTGTGCATGCCCTCAAACTATTAAAAAAATTAAATGTAGAAAGTCATTTAGTGATTACCAAACCTGCTGAGTTAACCCGCGAATATGAAACAGATTTTAGCAGAGAGGAAGTAAGGGATTTAGCTGATGTTAATTATGCGATTAATGATATAGGCTCTGCTATTTCTAGCGGTTCTTTTAAAACAGTAGGAATGTTAATTGCTCCTTGTTCTGTAAGAACGTTGGGAGAGATTGCTAGTTGTGTTTCTTCTAATTTATTAACGCGGGCTGCTGATGTGGTATTAAAAGAGCGACGTAGACTGGTGTTAATGCTAAGGGAAACACCATTACATACAGGTCATATTAAGCAAATGTTAGCAGTTAGTGAAATGGGGGGAATAGTAATGCCGCCTGTACCTGCTTTTTATGATAAACCTAAATCATTAGATGATATGGTGCACCACTCAGTCGTAAGAGCTTTGGATTTATTTGGCTTAGAGGTGGCTGATTTCCCACGCTGGGGCGAAGATATTAAACCTTAG
- a CDS encoding GDSL-type esterase/lipase family protein, translating into MTKTILCLGDSLTKGYGSTETKFTYPSHLKEVLKSFGSYNIINAGVIGDTSIGALNRIDGLLRTYQPYLVITCIGTNDMLLNTNPAVTKSNIISICNKVSQFGARNLLLGVPNWFNGVPITVAVDHPMYAEIGQQLGIYVQTGGLALYESDSMWRFDNVHLNNFGYMGWSYYVGQAMNYGGLL; encoded by the coding sequence ATGACTAAAACTATTTTATGTTTAGGAGATTCTTTAACTAAAGGTTATGGCAGTACAGAAACAAAATTTACATACCCAAGCCATTTAAAAGAAGTTCTAAAGAGCTTTGGTAGTTATAACATTATTAATGCAGGTGTTATAGGTGATACCTCTATCGGCGCACTAAATCGTATTGATGGACTACTCAGAACATATCAACCCTATCTTGTTATTACCTGTATCGGTACTAATGATATGTTACTTAACACTAACCCTGCTGTAACGAAATCCAATATTATCTCTATTTGTAATAAGGTTTCGCAATTTGGTGCAAGAAACTTATTATTAGGAGTACCCAATTGGTTTAATGGTGTACCTATTACTGTAGCTGTTGATCACCCTATGTATGCTGAAATTGGCCAACAATTAGGTATCTATGTACAAACAGGTGGTCTAGCACTATATGAGTCTGATTCCATGTGGCGTTTTGATAATGTTCATCTTAATAATTTTGGCTATATGGGTTGGTCTTATTATGTAGGGCAAGCAATGAATTATGGTGGCTTATTGTAA
- a CDS encoding VOC family protein: MEPRISIITLGVKSLTDSYNFYHHGLGFATSGTPDDGILFFKTTGCCLALYPYQQLAEDALQEIPSKASFSGITLAHNTRTAEQVEQILEQAAKAGANIIKPAQTTCWGGYHGYFTDLDGYLWEIAYGAMWQFNPDGSLLIK; this comes from the coding sequence ATGGAACCAAGAATTAGTATTATCACCCTAGGTGTGAAAAGCTTAACTGATTCTTATAATTTCTATCACCACGGTTTAGGCTTTGCAACCAGCGGCACTCCTGACGATGGAATTTTATTCTTTAAAACAACTGGCTGCTGTCTAGCTTTATACCCCTATCAACAGCTAGCGGAAGATGCTTTACAGGAAATACCAAGCAAAGCTAGTTTTTCTGGAATTACCTTAGCGCACAATACGCGAACTGCAGAGCAAGTCGAACAAATACTTGAGCAAGCGGCAAAAGCAGGCGCTAACATTATCAAACCAGCTCAAACTACTTGTTGGGGTGGCTACCATGGTTACTTTACAGACTTAGATGGGTATCTATGGGAAATTGCTTACGGCGCGATGTGGCAATTTAATCCTGATGGTAGTTTATTAATCAAGTAA
- a CDS encoding SufE family protein, whose protein sequence is MSLSNTAQQILDTFTAANSWEQKMRLLMQVGATLQPLDEKEQIDKNQVQGCESLVWLIAEQHNQLWHFKAYSDARLMRGLLVVLIVRVNGLTADEIKQIDLEDWFLQLGLARQLSSSRRDGLKAIFQKIKSI, encoded by the coding sequence ATGAGTCTTTCAAATACAGCCCAACAGATTCTTGATACCTTTACTGCTGCCAATAGTTGGGAACAAAAAATGCGTCTACTGATGCAAGTAGGTGCAACATTACAACCGTTGGATGAAAAAGAACAAATTGATAAAAACCAAGTTCAAGGTTGCGAAAGCCTAGTTTGGTTAATTGCAGAACAACACAACCAGTTATGGCACTTTAAAGCATACAGCGATGCACGGTTAATGCGCGGTTTATTAGTGGTACTAATAGTTCGAGTAAATGGATTAACCGCTGATGAAATAAAACAAATTGATTTAGAAGATTGGTTTCTACAGCTAGGATTAGCTAGACAATTATCAAGCTCTCGGCGCGATGGTTTAAAAGCCATTTTTCAGAAAATAAAATCTATTTAA